One Methanobacterium sp. genomic region harbors:
- a CDS encoding NUDIX domain-containing protein, whose product MIEYVFGLAVRVLLTDEKGKILIIKRSTSSKTNPGKWELPGGKVDSGESFDQALRREVYEETNLKIKLDHVVGVCEQNLPLIRAIHIVMSGEIIDGYLNLSSEHEGYAWVFFEDLHDYELADWLNDFVINRNKAYNNYDEENKNTASTNKNSTKEALKPWLNPIKDSVDKMLGKK is encoded by the coding sequence ATGATAGAATACGTTTTTGGTCTGGCAGTAAGGGTTCTCTTAACTGATGAGAAGGGTAAAATTTTAATTATCAAACGTTCCACAAGTTCTAAAACTAACCCTGGAAAATGGGAACTTCCTGGAGGAAAAGTAGATTCCGGTGAATCTTTTGACCAGGCCCTCAGAAGAGAAGTCTACGAAGAAACTAATTTAAAGATTAAGTTAGATCATGTTGTAGGGGTTTGTGAGCAGAATTTACCGCTAATAAGGGCCATTCACATTGTAATGTCTGGTGAAATTATAGATGGTTACCTCAATTTAAGCAGTGAACATGAAGGCTATGCATGGGTATTTTTTGAAGACCTTCACGATTATGAACTGGCAGATTGGCTCAATGATTTTGTAATTAACCGAAATAAAGCATATAACAATTATGATGAAGAAAATAAAAATACCGCCAGTACTAATAAAAACAGTACTAAAGAAGCATTAAAGCCCTGGTTAAATCCTATTAAAGATTCAGTAGATAAAATGCTGGGTAAAAAATAG
- a CDS encoding PAS domain S-box protein — protein sequence MLKKRGLFKFIFSLYLISNSGEDATPEMTKSRLENSETDTFKSGIINSSFLYYLPLCVILATFFLIIWASYNITSLNFIYLELVVGIIVFILFRHQAMVLQKNKNLYGNAKKEIDNLKLTERALKENERTFETLISNLPGVVYRCSNDLNWTMEFVSDGCLELTGYQSEDIIMNKNVSYVDLIHPEDRKMVWDTIQKALKEKEHFKITYKIITADSKEKHVWEQGKGIFSPEGDLIALEGFITDITKRKKAETDFKKSELYYRTIFENTGTATLIFGEDTVVSIANSEFEKLSGYLKEDMEGKKSWIDLIAEEDLEMVRNYHSLRKISPESVPQNYETKLINKKGDIKDVHVTVALIPNTKNRVVSFLDISERKKAEESLKESENRYRELLENSFDAVVIHDGNNVISANTVAMELLWIKSPEEFMNIPLIEFIHGEYHKTVMERVQKMLKDGGTLPPIEEKFLRADGTPIDVEVLATGFTYNGENAVQVVFRDISHRKKIEKDIKASLKEKELFLKEIHHQVKNNLQIISSLLDLQGNYVDNKETVNVLHGSKDRVKSMAMIHDMLYQSTDLAGIDFSNYIKNLVQDLFYSYGVKNNIKLIIDAEEIFLNIETAIPCGLIINELVSNSLKYAFPDNNSGEVSVRLHMHDKYLELIVADNGIGLSEDINFENIQTLGLRLVNMLINQLEGSLELERDGGTTFRIRFKELKYKKRF from the coding sequence ATGCTTAAAAAAAGGGGATTATTTAAATTCATTTTTAGTTTATATCTTATCTCTAATTCGGGTGAAGATGCAACTCCAGAAATGACTAAATCCCGTTTAGAGAATAGTGAGACGGATACATTTAAATCAGGGATAATAAATTCAAGTTTTTTATATTATTTGCCGTTATGCGTTATATTGGCCACATTTTTCTTAATTATATGGGCTAGTTATAACATAACTTCTCTAAATTTTATATATCTTGAATTAGTAGTTGGAATTATTGTATTTATTCTATTTCGTCACCAGGCAATGGTTTTACAGAAAAATAAGAATTTATATGGAAATGCAAAAAAAGAGATTGATAATCTTAAATTAACAGAAAGAGCTTTAAAAGAGAATGAACGTACTTTTGAAACTTTAATAAGTAACTTACCAGGGGTGGTTTACAGATGCAGTAATGACCTCAACTGGACAATGGAATTTGTAAGCGATGGTTGTTTGGAATTAACAGGGTATCAATCAGAAGACATCATTATGAATAAAAATGTTTCTTATGTAGATCTAATACATCCTGAAGACCGGAAAATGGTATGGGATACCATTCAAAAAGCCTTAAAAGAAAAAGAACATTTTAAAATTACTTATAAAATAATTACAGCAGATTCAAAAGAAAAACATGTTTGGGAGCAGGGGAAAGGTATATTCTCTCCAGAAGGAGATTTAATTGCACTAGAAGGATTCATAACAGATATTACAAAGCGTAAAAAAGCAGAAACAGATTTTAAAAAGTCAGAACTGTATTACCGGACTATTTTTGAAAATACTGGAACTGCAACATTAATATTTGGGGAAGATACTGTTGTTTCCATTGCAAATAGTGAATTTGAGAAGCTTTCAGGGTATTTAAAAGAAGATATGGAAGGTAAAAAAAGCTGGATAGACCTTATAGCTGAAGAAGACTTAGAAATGGTAAGGAATTATCACAGCTTAAGAAAAATTAGCCCTGAATCAGTCCCTCAAAATTATGAAACTAAATTAATTAATAAAAAAGGCGACATTAAAGATGTCCATGTAACTGTTGCATTAATTCCCAATACTAAAAATCGTGTGGTTTCTTTTTTAGATATAAGTGAACGTAAAAAAGCAGAAGAGTCGTTAAAGGAAAGTGAAAATCGCTACCGTGAATTACTGGAAAATTCTTTTGATGCAGTTGTAATTCATGATGGTAATAACGTTATATCAGCAAATACAGTTGCAATGGAACTTTTATGGATAAAAAGTCCTGAAGAGTTCATGAATATTCCATTAATTGAATTTATACATGGCGAGTACCATAAAACTGTAATGGAACGAGTACAAAAAATGTTAAAAGATGGTGGGACACTCCCACCAATTGAAGAAAAATTTTTACGTGCAGACGGAACACCAATTGATGTTGAAGTTTTAGCAACTGGATTTACCTACAACGGTGAAAATGCTGTTCAAGTTGTTTTTCGTGATATAAGCCACCGAAAAAAAATAGAAAAAGATATTAAAGCATCACTTAAGGAGAAAGAACTCTTTTTAAAAGAAATACATCACCAGGTTAAAAATAATCTGCAGATAATTTCAAGTTTACTCGATCTACAGGGAAATTATGTTGATAACAAAGAAACAGTTAATGTTTTACATGGAAGTAAAGATAGGGTTAAATCAATGGCTATGATTCATGATATGCTTTATCAATCCACTGATCTGGCAGGTATAGATTTTTCAAATTACATAAAAAATCTGGTTCAAGATTTATTTTACTCTTATGGTGTAAAAAACAATATTAAACTTATTATTGATGCAGAAGAAATTTTCTTAAATATTGAAACTGCAATTCCCTGCGGATTAATAATAAACGAACTGGTTTCTAACAGCTTGAAATATGCATTTCCGGATAATAATTCTGGAGAGGTATCTGTAAGGCTTCACATGCATGATAAATATTTGGAACTTATTGTTGCTGATAATGGTATCGGCCTTTCAGAAGATATCAATTTTGAGAATATACAAACGTTAGGTTTGCGGCTGGTGAATATGCTTATAAATCAGTTGGAAGGATCATTAGAATTAGAAAGAGATGGCGGAACAACATTTCGCATAAGATTTAAGGAATTGAAGTATAAAAAAAGGTTTTAA
- a CDS encoding RimK/LysX family protein produces the protein MEKEVIEKLKIPQDVFLPLLFSIKFGGDWSLKVKSTNVMAIKEKITRFDEEKMIGYTLENVFLFLNPVILNQEGTIYRLEKCGNKKEREIVKRPYKTTIEAEYAIKASLNPLTKKIRLKKVEGPFKFTGSNAYGVSHEMEHLLADEISGEPFFEFEYEIEE, from the coding sequence ATGGAAAAAGAAGTCATAGAAAAACTTAAAATTCCTCAGGATGTATTTTTGCCTTTACTTTTTTCAATTAAGTTTGGGGGAGATTGGAGCCTTAAAGTAAAATCTACCAATGTCATGGCTATAAAAGAAAAGATCACCCGTTTTGATGAGGAAAAAATGATAGGTTACACCCTTGAAAATGTATTTCTATTTTTAAATCCTGTGATTTTAAATCAGGAAGGTACAATTTACAGGCTTGAAAAATGTGGAAATAAAAAGGAAAGAGAAATTGTAAAAAGACCATATAAGACAACAATTGAGGCCGAATATGCAATAAAAGCTTCACTTAATCCCCTGACTAAAAAAATCAGGCTAAAAAAAGTTGAAGGGCCTTTTAAATTTACAGGTTCAAATGCGTATGGTGTTTCACATGAAATGGAACATCTTTTAGCGGATGAAATCAGCGGAGAACCATTCTTTGAATTTGAATACGAAATCGAGGAATGA
- the thsA gene encoding thermosome subunit alpha: protein MAQLGGGNQPILIFPEGTDRLLGRDAQRVNITAGKLLAETVRTTLGPKGMDKMLVDSLGDIVVTNDGVTILKEMDIEHPAAKMLVEVAKTQEDEVGDGTTTAVIIAGELLKKAEGLLDQDIHPTVVANGYRQAAEKAQELLNLISFEADDRDTLLKVAMTAMTGKGSEAAREPLAELVVDAVRQVEEDGEVDTDNINIQRISGESVNESMIVNGVVVDKGRTDPGMPKQIEDAKIALVKYPIEVKDLETDAKISLTDPAQMQAFIENEEQMIRDMVDKIIASGANVLFCQKGIDDLAQHYLTRNGIYAIRRVKKSDMSRIEKATGATVVTNIDDLKPEDLGEAGLVYEKKIFDEVLTFIEDCRDPKAVSLILRGSTKHVAEEIERAVEDAIGVVASTVEDKKVVAGGGAPEIAISKGLKEYADTISGREQLAVAAFAEALEVVPKTLAENAGLDSIDALVDLRAAHEKSFYIGLDVFAGEVVDMYQAGVVEPQRVKKQAIQSAAEATEMILRIDDVIATKGTGAAPDMGGMGGMPGGMPPMM from the coding sequence GTGGCACAATTAGGTGGTGGAAACCAACCAATTTTAATATTTCCAGAAGGTACTGATAGATTATTAGGAAGAGACGCTCAAAGAGTAAATATTACCGCAGGGAAACTCCTTGCAGAAACTGTAAGAACTACTTTAGGTCCTAAGGGAATGGACAAAATGCTTGTAGACTCCCTTGGAGATATCGTTGTAACCAACGACGGTGTAACAATATTAAAAGAAATGGATATCGAACACCCTGCAGCTAAAATGCTTGTAGAAGTTGCAAAAACACAGGAAGACGAAGTAGGGGACGGAACAACAACAGCAGTAATCATAGCTGGAGAATTACTCAAAAAAGCAGAAGGATTACTGGACCAGGACATACACCCAACTGTTGTAGCTAACGGTTACAGGCAGGCAGCAGAAAAAGCTCAAGAATTATTAAACTTAATATCATTTGAGGCTGACGACCGTGATACTCTCCTTAAAGTTGCAATGACTGCAATGACAGGTAAAGGATCCGAAGCTGCAAGAGAACCACTGGCAGAACTCGTTGTTGACGCTGTAAGACAGGTTGAAGAAGATGGAGAAGTAGACACTGATAACATAAATATTCAGAGGATTTCAGGAGAATCTGTCAACGAATCAATGATAGTAAACGGTGTTGTTGTAGACAAAGGCAGGACTGACCCCGGAATGCCAAAACAGATCGAAGATGCTAAAATAGCACTTGTTAAATACCCAATTGAAGTAAAAGACCTTGAAACTGATGCTAAAATAAGTTTAACAGACCCTGCTCAAATGCAGGCATTCATTGAAAATGAAGAACAGATGATCAGGGACATGGTAGATAAAATAATTGCATCCGGTGCAAATGTTTTATTCTGTCAAAAAGGTATCGATGACCTTGCACAGCACTACCTCACAAGAAACGGCATATATGCAATTAGAAGGGTTAAAAAATCCGACATGAGCAGGATCGAAAAAGCAACTGGCGCTACAGTTGTAACTAACATCGATGACTTAAAACCAGAAGATTTAGGAGAAGCTGGTCTCGTATACGAGAAGAAAATATTCGATGAAGTTTTAACATTCATAGAAGACTGCAGAGACCCTAAAGCTGTTTCTTTAATACTCAGGGGAAGTACAAAACACGTTGCAGAAGAAATTGAAAGAGCAGTTGAAGACGCAATTGGTGTTGTCGCATCCACAGTAGAAGATAAAAAGGTTGTTGCTGGTGGAGGAGCTCCTGAAATAGCAATATCCAAAGGATTAAAAGAATACGCTGACACAATCAGTGGCAGAGAACAGTTAGCTGTTGCAGCATTTGCAGAAGCTCTAGAAGTTGTTCCAAAAACACTCGCTGAAAACGCAGGTTTAGACAGCATTGACGCTCTTGTAGACTTAAGAGCAGCACACGAAAAATCATTCTACATAGGATTAGATGTTTTCGCTGGAGAAGTAGTTGATATGTACCAGGCTGGTGTTGTTGAACCACAAAGAGTTAAAAAACAGGCTATACAGTCCGCAGCAGAAGCTACTGAAATGATCCTCCGTATTGACGACGTTATCGCTACCAAAGGTACCGGTGCCGCACCTGATATGGGAGGTATGGGCGGAATGCCTGGTGGAATGCCACCAATGATGTAA
- a CDS encoding secondary thiamine-phosphate synthase enzyme YjbQ, with protein sequence MEMEKFVLNKGSNKRVEIIDMTQDINDIITKSKIKDGVINIFAKHSTAGIVINENESGLVKDFQNAIESLIPENNNYLHDRIDNNADSHIRSFFIGSSETIPVENSHLSLGTWQSVFFVELDGPRNRKFVITVMGK encoded by the coding sequence ATGGAGATGGAAAAATTCGTATTAAATAAAGGATCAAACAAGAGAGTTGAAATTATAGACATGACACAGGATATTAATGATATTATAACTAAAAGTAAAATAAAAGATGGTGTGATTAATATATTTGCCAAGCATTCAACTGCTGGAATAGTCATAAATGAAAATGAATCGGGACTGGTGAAAGATTTTCAAAATGCAATAGAGTCTTTAATTCCAGAGAATAATAATTATTTACATGATAGGATAGATAACAATGCGGATTCACATATAAGATCTTTTTTTATTGGAAGTAGTGAAACTATTCCTGTAGAAAATAGTCATTTAAGTTTAGGGACATGGCAGAGTGTTTTTTTCGTTGAACTTGACGGTCCGAGAAATAGAAAATTTGTAATTACAGTTATGGGTAAATAG
- a CDS encoding histidine kinase dimerization/phosphoacceptor domain -containing protein, which translates to MKEELKIIILEDVQYDVELIEYELRREGINFTSKQVEIEENFIEGLNLFKPDVILADHSLPKFDGVSALEIAKKIAPEVPFIFVSGKIGDEFAVDMLKKGATDYVFKNNLTKLVPAVKRALTERDELTELKKSKSELQIALQEKEMLLKEIHHRVKNNLIMISNLLELQSHYIKDKTDFNFFRESQNRANSMALIHERFYQSADLKSIDFGEYICTLATDLVSTYVTASGQINLITDVENIFLDIDTAIPLGLILNELLTNSLKYAFPVTYGCRSADGTSASQSCIISESVSKIPTITVVFHKIGDKFELIVKDNGIGFPKDLDYKKTGTLGLELINRITKQIDGIIEMDASEGSEFKITFKELEI; encoded by the coding sequence ATGAAAGAAGAACTTAAGATTATTATACTGGAAGATGTTCAGTATGATGTTGAGTTAATAGAATACGAACTGCGCCGTGAAGGTATAAATTTTACCTCTAAACAGGTAGAAATAGAGGAAAATTTCATTGAGGGGCTTAATTTATTTAAACCCGATGTGATATTGGCCGATCATTCGCTTCCCAAATTTGATGGTGTTTCAGCTTTAGAGATTGCTAAAAAAATAGCCCCTGAAGTTCCATTTATTTTTGTAAGTGGGAAAATAGGTGATGAATTCGCGGTGGACATGTTGAAAAAGGGTGCTACAGATTATGTCTTTAAAAATAACCTTACTAAATTAGTACCAGCAGTTAAAAGAGCCCTTACAGAACGTGATGAGTTAACTGAACTTAAAAAAAGTAAAAGTGAGTTACAAATAGCTTTGCAGGAAAAAGAGATGCTCTTAAAAGAAATTCATCACAGGGTTAAAAATAATCTTATTATGATATCAAATTTACTTGAGCTTCAGTCCCATTATATCAAGGATAAAACGGATTTTAATTTTTTCAGGGAAAGTCAAAATCGAGCAAATTCAATGGCCCTTATACATGAAAGATTTTATCAATCCGCAGATCTTAAAAGCATTGATTTTGGAGAGTATATTTGTACACTGGCAACGGATTTAGTTAGTACATATGTAACTGCTTCCGGACAGATTAACCTGATTACTGATGTGGAAAATATTTTTTTAGATATCGATACTGCAATTCCATTAGGTTTGATATTAAATGAATTACTAACAAACAGCTTGAAATATGCATTCCCCGTTACCTACGGCTGCAGGTCAGCAGATGGAACATCTGCCAGTCAATCTTGTATAATTTCAGAGTCTGTATCTAAAATACCAACCATTACTGTTGTATTCCATAAAATCGGTGATAAATTTGAATTAATCGTTAAAGATAATGGAATAGGATTTCCTAAAGATTTAGACTATAAAAAAACAGGTACATTGGGTTTAGAACTTATTAATAGGATTACAAAACAAATAGATGGAATTATAGAGATGGATGCATCAGAAGGTAGTGAATTTAAAATTACATTTAAAGAATTAGAGATATAA
- the pheT gene encoding phenylalanine--tRNA ligase subunit beta: protein MPVITFEYDDLYKILGKEIKQDKLIDLLPMISSDIEDYDDNEIKVEFFPNRPDHLSVEGVARTLKGFLGMKKGLPEYEIEPSGINVEVDPDLGDIRPYIAFGIVEGVDLNGNKLKQVMEFQEDLHWVIGRDRKKVAIGIHNLDVIKPPFFYEAADPDKDSFVPLECTQEMALNEILHEHKKGKDYAHLLEKFDKYPLIIDSNGDVLSMPPIINGELTKLTENTKNILVDVTGTDEKAVNYALNIIMTSFAEVGGKLKSMNVIYKDRQVQTPDLTPKKKEVSVSNASKKIGIDLTAEDVVDFLGKVRIGAEIKSEDIVEAVIPAYRMDILHEVDIIENIAIGYCFKKIGSELPEIATIAEEDKGETFDNVLREILIGMGFIETMSLMLTSEKVHYKNMRLDEDERVTVAQPISTDRTMLRKNLLQGLMEFLEDNKHEELPQKIFEVGTVVFLDESCETCTQDYKKLAGAITHSTANFTEIKSTVAALFVNLGLEMDIENYNHPSFIKGRCAKVKGSINWKSEKIDVTGYFGEVHPEVITNFNLEYPVIAFEIMFKNSELF, encoded by the coding sequence ATGCCAGTTATAACATTTGAGTATGATGATCTTTATAAAATTTTAGGAAAGGAAATCAAACAGGACAAATTAATAGATCTTCTACCTATGATTTCAAGCGATATAGAAGATTATGATGATAATGAGATTAAAGTAGAGTTTTTTCCAAACCGCCCAGACCATTTAAGTGTTGAAGGGGTTGCTAGGACACTTAAAGGATTTTTAGGTATGAAAAAAGGTCTGCCTGAATATGAAATAGAGCCTTCTGGAATAAATGTTGAAGTTGATCCTGATTTAGGTGATATAAGGCCGTATATTGCTTTTGGGATAGTTGAAGGAGTGGACCTAAATGGAAATAAGTTAAAACAGGTCATGGAATTCCAGGAAGACCTTCACTGGGTTATAGGAAGGGACCGGAAAAAAGTTGCAATTGGAATTCACAATTTAGATGTTATAAAACCGCCTTTTTTCTATGAAGCCGCAGATCCAGATAAAGATTCATTTGTACCCCTTGAATGTACTCAAGAGATGGCTTTAAATGAAATACTGCATGAACATAAAAAAGGAAAGGATTATGCCCATTTACTTGAAAAATTCGATAAATATCCTCTTATAATAGATTCTAACGGTGATGTGCTTTCAATGCCGCCTATAATCAATGGGGAACTTACCAAACTCACAGAAAATACCAAAAATATTCTTGTTGATGTTACTGGAACTGATGAGAAAGCTGTAAATTATGCCCTTAACATCATTATGACTTCATTTGCCGAGGTAGGTGGCAAGTTAAAGTCCATGAATGTAATTTATAAAGACAGGCAGGTTCAAACACCTGATTTAACTCCAAAGAAAAAAGAAGTAAGTGTCAGCAATGCTTCAAAGAAAATTGGAATAGACCTCACTGCAGAAGATGTGGTAGATTTCCTTGGAAAAGTTAGAATTGGAGCCGAAATTAAAAGTGAAGACATAGTTGAAGCTGTAATTCCCGCATACAGAATGGATATTTTACATGAAGTTGATATTATTGAAAATATTGCTATAGGGTACTGCTTTAAAAAAATAGGGTCTGAGCTACCGGAAATTGCAACCATAGCAGAGGAAGATAAAGGTGAAACTTTTGACAATGTGCTAAGAGAAATTTTAATTGGAATGGGCTTTATTGAAACAATGAGCCTTATGCTTACCAGCGAAAAAGTGCATTATAAAAACATGAGGCTTGATGAGGATGAACGTGTAACTGTAGCCCAACCAATATCAACAGACAGGACCATGTTAAGAAAGAACCTCTTACAGGGGTTAATGGAATTTTTAGAAGATAACAAACATGAAGAACTTCCACAAAAGATTTTTGAAGTTGGAACTGTTGTATTTTTAGATGAATCATGCGAAACATGCACTCAGGATTATAAAAAGTTAGCAGGGGCTATAACTCATTCTACTGCAAACTTTACAGAAATCAAATCTACAGTTGCCGCATTATTCGTAAATCTTGGGCTTGAAATGGATATTGAAAATTATAATCATCCTTCTTTTATAAAAGGGAGATGTGCAAAAGTTAAAGGCAGTATTAACTGGAAATCTGAGAAGATCGATGTTACAGGTTACTTTGGAGAAGTCCATCCAGAAGTTATAACCAACTTCAACCTGGAATACCCAGTTATTGCATTTGAAATCATGTTTAAAAACTCGGAATTATTTTAA
- the acs gene encoding acetate--CoA ligase: protein MRHDTDVLLNEERVFKPGQEIVDVLHVKDWELEIEKGKDIEKYWAEKAEQFVWFKKWDKILDDSNEPFYKWFVNGKINMAYNAVDRWIDTDKRNQVAVLYVNERGHEKKLTYYELYREVNKFANALKNLGVKKGDVVSTYLPMCPELMVALLACTKIGAIHSVVYSGLSVGSFVERINDCNAKILITADGTFRRGKIIDLKRVSDEAMLQCPTVETVVVVKHTGIPIEMSELSGREIFYETLIEGEPAELEAEEMDAEDPLFILYTSGSTGKPKGVLHTTAGYMVGVATTLKNVFNIHDGDLWWCTGDIGWITGHSFLLYGPLLLGTTTLVYEGAPDYPNPGAWWGVVEKYGVTKLYTAPTAIRHLMRFGSKYPNLYNLSSLKILGTVGEPINPEAWMWFYKNVGKEKCPIMDTWWQTETGMHMISPLPIAPLKPGSATRALPGVDADVVDDEGNPVPVGKGGLLVIKKPWPAMFRTLYNDEEKFINTYWKEVPGCVYTAGDIARKDKDGYFWIQGRSDDVLKIAGHRIGTSEVESAFVSHPAVVEAAVIGKSDPIKGEVIKAFVILKEGYQLKTQLIEDLSRHVRYELGPVAVLGQITQVDSLPKTRSGKIMRRVLRARDRGEDVGDISTLEE, encoded by the coding sequence ATGAGACATGATACAGATGTCCTGCTGAACGAAGAAAGGGTTTTCAAACCAGGCCAAGAAATAGTTGATGTACTGCACGTGAAAGACTGGGAATTAGAAATTGAAAAAGGAAAAGATATTGAGAAATACTGGGCAGAAAAGGCAGAACAATTTGTATGGTTTAAAAAGTGGGATAAAATACTTGATGATAGTAATGAACCGTTTTACAAGTGGTTTGTAAACGGTAAAATCAACATGGCATATAATGCCGTGGATAGATGGATTGATACTGACAAAAGAAACCAGGTTGCAGTTTTATACGTAAATGAAAGAGGACATGAGAAAAAATTAACATATTATGAGCTGTACCGGGAAGTAAACAAATTTGCAAATGCGCTTAAAAATTTAGGTGTTAAAAAAGGAGACGTAGTTTCAACGTATCTCCCAATGTGTCCAGAACTCATGGTTGCACTGCTTGCTTGTACTAAAATAGGAGCAATACACAGTGTTGTTTATTCGGGATTAAGTGTAGGATCTTTTGTTGAAAGAATAAATGATTGTAATGCAAAAATTTTGATAACTGCAGACGGGACATTTAGAAGAGGGAAAATTATAGACTTAAAAAGAGTATCAGATGAAGCGATGCTGCAGTGCCCGACTGTTGAGACTGTAGTTGTGGTAAAACACACTGGAATCCCTATAGAAATGTCTGAGTTAAGTGGAAGAGAAATATTTTACGAAACACTTATTGAAGGAGAACCAGCTGAACTGGAAGCAGAGGAAATGGATGCTGAAGATCCGTTATTTATCCTTTATACTTCTGGAAGTACAGGGAAACCTAAAGGAGTTCTGCATACAACCGCAGGATACATGGTAGGGGTAGCAACAACGCTTAAAAATGTATTCAATATTCATGATGGAGATTTATGGTGGTGTACAGGAGATATTGGATGGATAACAGGGCACAGTTTCTTACTCTACGGGCCGCTTCTTTTAGGTACAACAACTCTTGTATATGAAGGAGCACCTGACTACCCAAATCCTGGAGCATGGTGGGGTGTTGTTGAAAAATACGGTGTAACAAAACTTTATACAGCTCCAACTGCAATAAGACACCTTATGAGATTCGGAAGCAAATATCCTAACCTCTACAACCTTTCATCACTAAAAATCCTTGGAACCGTCGGAGAACCAATAAACCCTGAAGCGTGGATGTGGTTTTACAAAAATGTAGGAAAAGAAAAATGCCCTATTATGGATACATGGTGGCAGACTGAAACTGGGATGCATATGATTTCCCCATTACCTATAGCTCCACTTAAACCTGGTTCAGCTACAAGGGCATTGCCTGGTGTCGATGCGGATGTAGTTGATGATGAGGGAAACCCTGTGCCTGTCGGAAAAGGCGGGCTTTTAGTAATCAAAAAACCGTGGCCTGCAATGTTTAGAACACTTTACAATGATGAAGAGAAATTTATTAACACATACTGGAAGGAAGTTCCAGGATGTGTATATACGGCAGGAGATATAGCAAGGAAAGATAAAGACGGATATTTCTGGATCCAGGGAAGATCAGATGACGTCTTAAAAATTGCAGGGCACAGAATAGGTACTTCTGAGGTTGAATCTGCATTTGTAAGCCATCCTGCAGTGGTAGAAGCAGCAGTCATTGGTAAATCAGATCCAATAAAAGGAGAAGTAATTAAAGCATTTGTAATATTAAAAGAAGGATACCAGCTTAAAACCCAATTGATTGAAGATTTAAGCAGACATGTAAGGTATGAATTAGGTCCTGTTGCTGTTTTAGGCCAGATTACACAGGTAGATTCACTCCCAAAAACAAGAAGTGGAAAGATCATGAGAAGAGTTTTAAGGGCAAGAGACAGGGGAGAAGACGTAGGAGATATTTCAACGCTTGAAGAATAA
- a CDS encoding methanogen output domain 1-containing protein, with protein sequence MSGKKIMIVEDEVIMAMAVEQKLTDLGYNVVDTVDRGEEAIKRAKQSRPDLILMDIVLKGDMDGIEAAQHIRDDLDIPVIYLTAYSDDEILKRARITEPYGYMVKPFRTSEMKAHIEMALYKHESEKRNSENIKRKILADYYDFVLTALPHYAEASQEELKDMLLDILEKRLEEEFKPSFDEEMGGELTEEPDVLFKYYLTWLSDLFNGFGIQNELLFNDQGYYIEFLNCPWKEDAKKKHVFCLNCYAILNSSFKWIEFEGNVDQRTTIADGSKSCIFRFK encoded by the coding sequence ATGTCTGGCAAAAAAATTATGATAGTTGAAGATGAGGTCATTATGGCAATGGCTGTTGAACAGAAATTAACAGATCTGGGATATAACGTTGTAGACACAGTTGATCGGGGTGAAGAAGCAATCAAACGTGCAAAACAATCACGGCCTGACTTGATATTGATGGATATAGTATTAAAAGGGGATATGGATGGTATTGAAGCTGCACAACATATACGTGATGATTTAGATATTCCGGTTATCTATTTAACAGCATATTCTGATGATGAAATATTAAAACGCGCACGGATAACAGAACCTTATGGATATATGGTTAAACCATTTAGAACAAGTGAAATGAAGGCTCATATTGAAATGGCGCTTTACAAGCATGAATCAGAAAAGAGAAACAGTGAAAACATCAAAAGGAAAATATTGGCGGATTACTATGATTTTGTTTTAACTGCTCTACCCCATTATGCTGAAGCTTCTCAAGAAGAACTTAAAGATATGCTTTTAGACATACTTGAAAAACGGTTAGAAGAAGAATTTAAACCCAGTTTCGATGAAGAAATGGGCGGTGAATTAACCGAGGAGCCGGACGTCCTATTTAAATATTATCTTACATGGTTATCTGATTTATTTAACGGGTTTGGCATACAAAATGAACTCCTGTTTAATGATCAGGGATATTATATAGAATTCTTAAACTGCCCATGGAAAGAGGATGCTAAAAAGAAACATGTTTTTTGCCTTAACTGTTATGCAATACTGAACTCCAGCTTTAAATGGATAGAATTTGAAGGAAATGTAGATCAAAGGACAACCATAGCAGACGGATCTAAATCATGTATTTTCAGATTCAAATAA